The Streptomyces sp. NBC_00224 genome has a window encoding:
- a CDS encoding amidase has protein sequence MTDPTTGLTSLADLTARQLLAGYGKGDFSPVEAVRAVLDRIAAVQPRINAFVRVDAEAALARAEASTARWRAGEPLGLLDGVPVSVKDALPVAGGPTLRGSTAPAGPGPWDVDAPAVARLREHGAVFVGKTTMPEFGWKAVTDSALSGITRNPHDPSRTAGGSSGGSAAAVAAGAAPLSLGTDGGGSVRIPASFCGVVGLKPTYGRVPLFPPSPFGSLAHLGPLARDAADTALLLDVISGADWRDWSANERAEPVSPGLAEGVKGLRIAYSPSFGGQVAVRPEVAAAVRAAVTRLAGLGAYVEEADPDFADPVAAFHTLWFTGAARAVNRLPSERRATLEPGLREIAEQGARYTALDHLAALDVRAALGHRMARFHSTYDLLVTPTLPITAFEVGAEVPAGSGLRRWTGWTPFTYPFNMTCQPALTVPVGTDAAGLPIGLQLVAARHRDDLVLRAAFALEN, from the coding sequence ATGACCGATCCGACGACAGGCCTCACCTCACTCGCCGATCTGACTGCCCGTCAACTCCTGGCCGGATACGGCAAGGGCGACTTCTCCCCGGTCGAGGCGGTCCGGGCCGTCCTCGACCGGATCGCCGCCGTGCAGCCCCGGATCAACGCCTTCGTCCGGGTCGACGCCGAGGCGGCGCTCGCCCGCGCCGAGGCGTCCACCGCCCGGTGGCGGGCCGGGGAGCCGCTGGGGCTGCTCGACGGGGTGCCGGTGTCCGTCAAGGACGCGCTCCCGGTGGCCGGCGGCCCGACCCTGCGCGGCTCCACGGCGCCGGCCGGCCCGGGGCCCTGGGACGTGGACGCGCCCGCCGTGGCGCGGCTGCGCGAGCACGGGGCGGTGTTCGTGGGGAAGACCACGATGCCCGAGTTCGGGTGGAAGGCGGTCACCGACTCCGCGCTCTCGGGGATCACCCGCAATCCGCACGACCCCTCGCGCACGGCGGGCGGCTCCAGCGGCGGCAGCGCGGCGGCCGTGGCGGCCGGGGCGGCGCCGCTCTCGCTCGGCACCGACGGCGGCGGCTCGGTGCGCATACCCGCCTCGTTCTGCGGGGTGGTCGGGCTGAAGCCCACCTACGGGCGGGTGCCGCTGTTCCCGCCCAGCCCCTTCGGCTCGCTCGCGCACCTCGGGCCGCTGGCGCGGGACGCGGCCGACACGGCGCTGCTGCTCGATGTGATCAGCGGCGCCGACTGGCGCGACTGGTCGGCGAACGAGCGCGCCGAGCCGGTCTCGCCGGGCCTGGCGGAGGGCGTGAAGGGCCTGCGCATCGCGTACTCGCCGTCCTTCGGCGGCCAGGTGGCCGTGCGCCCCGAGGTCGCGGCGGCGGTACGGGCGGCGGTGACCCGGCTCGCCGGGCTCGGCGCGTACGTCGAGGAGGCGGACCCGGACTTCGCGGACCCGGTGGCCGCCTTCCACACGCTGTGGTTCACCGGCGCCGCGCGGGCGGTGAACAGGCTCCCGTCGGAGCGGCGGGCGACCCTGGAGCCCGGGCTGCGGGAGATCGCCGAGCAGGGCGCGCGATACACGGCGCTCGACCATCTGGCCGCGCTCGACGTCCGGGCGGCGCTCGGCCACCGCATGGCCCGCTTCCACAGCACCTACGACCTGCTGGTCACGCCGACCCTGCCGATCACCGCGTTCGAGGTGGGCGCGGAGGTCCCCGCGGGGTCGGGCCTGCGCCGCTGGACGGGCTGGACCCCGTTCACGTACCCCTTCAACATGACCTGCCAGCCGGCGCTCACGGTCCCGGTGGGCACGGACGCGGCGGGTCTGCCCATCGGCCTCCAGCTGGTCGCCGCCCGCCACCGCGACGACCTGGTGCTGCGGGCGGCGTTCGCACTGGAGAACTGA
- the ehuB gene encoding ectoine/hydroxyectoine ABC transporter substrate-binding protein EhuB, which produces MVRATARRTFLAGGVGAALAAAGCSRVPDGDALGRLRSQGTVRLGIAGEVPYGYVDEDGRFTGEAPELAKVIFKRLGIDRVQPVATDFSSLIPGLNSQQFDVVSAGMYINKERCAQVLFADPEYQMLDAFIVRKGNPKGLHSYEDVVRSRARFATGTGYAEIKYAVAAGVPEKDIVILQDQVAGLNAVESGRVDVFAGTALTTRAVVRKSSRAEATAPFAAIVDGKKKVDGGGFAFRPTDTTLRDAFNAELRKMRSSGELFRVLRPFGFTRAEMTTLTAKELCR; this is translated from the coding sequence ATGGTTCGAGCAACTGCACGACGAACGTTTCTCGCCGGAGGAGTCGGCGCGGCCCTCGCCGCCGCCGGCTGTTCCCGGGTGCCCGACGGCGACGCGCTCGGGCGCCTCAGATCGCAGGGCACGGTACGGCTCGGGATCGCCGGAGAGGTCCCGTACGGCTATGTCGACGAGGACGGCCGGTTCACCGGCGAGGCGCCGGAACTCGCCAAAGTGATCTTCAAGCGCCTTGGCATCGACCGCGTCCAGCCCGTCGCCACCGACTTCTCCTCCCTCATCCCCGGCCTCAACTCCCAGCAGTTCGACGTCGTCTCGGCCGGCATGTACATCAACAAGGAGCGCTGCGCACAGGTCCTCTTCGCCGACCCCGAGTACCAGATGCTCGACGCGTTCATCGTGCGCAAGGGCAACCCCAAGGGGCTGCACTCGTACGAGGACGTCGTGCGCAGCCGCGCCCGCTTCGCCACCGGGACCGGTTACGCGGAGATCAAGTACGCCGTGGCCGCCGGGGTCCCGGAGAAGGACATCGTCATCCTCCAGGACCAGGTCGCCGGGCTGAACGCGGTGGAGTCCGGCCGCGTCGACGTGTTCGCCGGGACCGCGCTCACCACGCGCGCCGTGGTGCGCAAGAGCAGCCGCGCCGAGGCCACCGCCCCCTTCGCCGCCATCGTCGACGGCAAGAAGAAGGTCGACGGCGGCGGCTTCGCCTTCCGGCCCACCGACACCACCCTGCGCGACGCGTTCAACGCCGAGCTCCGCAAGATGCGCTCCAGCGGCGAACTCTTCCGGGTCCTGCGGCCGTTCGGCTTCACCCGGGCCGAGATGACCACCCTCACCGCCAAGGAGCTGTGCCGATGA
- the ehuC gene encoding ectoine/hydroxyectoine ABC transporter permease subunit EhuC, giving the protein MTAGLWQHWVLPGIWITVQLTVYSAALAAAVAFGIGMARTHRSRLVRFLAGFYTEVFRGTSALVLMFWLFFVLPPLVGWQLVPMWAAVLALGLSYGAYGAEIVRGALNAVSPAQREAGIALSLTPWQRMRLVLLPQAVPEMIPPFCNLLVELLKGTALVSLLGVGDVSFAAYLVRLATQDSAQIYSVTLVVYFVLAFGITRGMKALERRTKANLGVTVK; this is encoded by the coding sequence ATGACGGCCGGACTGTGGCAGCACTGGGTGCTGCCGGGAATCTGGATCACCGTCCAGCTGACCGTGTACAGCGCGGCGCTGGCCGCCGCCGTCGCCTTCGGGATCGGCATGGCCCGTACGCACCGCTCCCGCCTCGTACGGTTCCTGGCCGGCTTCTACACCGAGGTCTTCCGGGGCACCTCCGCCCTGGTCCTGATGTTCTGGCTGTTCTTCGTGCTGCCGCCGCTGGTGGGCTGGCAGCTGGTGCCGATGTGGGCGGCCGTCCTGGCGCTCGGCCTCTCCTACGGCGCGTACGGCGCGGAGATCGTCCGGGGCGCGCTGAACGCCGTCTCGCCCGCCCAGCGCGAGGCGGGCATCGCGCTGAGCCTCACGCCGTGGCAGCGGATGCGGCTCGTGCTGCTGCCGCAGGCGGTGCCGGAGATGATCCCGCCGTTCTGCAACCTGCTGGTCGAGCTGCTCAAGGGCACCGCCCTGGTCTCGCTGCTCGGCGTCGGCGACGTGTCGTTCGCCGCGTATCTGGTCCGGCTCGCCACCCAGGACAGCGCCCAGATCTACAGCGTGACCCTCGTCGTCTACTTCGTCCTCGCCTTCGGGATCACCCGGGGCATGAAGGCACTGGAGCGCCGCACCAAGGCCAATCTGGGGGTGACGGTCAAGTGA
- the ehuD gene encoding ectoine/hydroxyectoine ABC transporter permease subunit EhuD, giving the protein MPRFWDGVLVTLQVLALGSLISFSLGLVWALGLRAPSRLVRWPVTAVTEFIRTTPLLVQLFFLFFVLPEWGVKFSALTTGVLAIGLHYSTYTAQVYRAGIDAVPKGQWEAATALSLPVHRTWLAVILPQAVRRIVPALGNYVISMLKDTPLLAGISVLELLQQSRLEGASTFQYTEPLTVVGIAFILIAYPASLLVRALERRLAR; this is encoded by the coding sequence ATGCCGCGCTTCTGGGACGGGGTGCTCGTCACCCTCCAGGTCCTGGCGCTCGGCTCGCTCATCTCGTTCTCGCTGGGTCTGGTGTGGGCGCTCGGCCTGCGCGCGCCGTCCCGGCTGGTGCGCTGGCCGGTGACCGCCGTCACCGAGTTCATCCGCACCACCCCGCTGCTGGTGCAGCTGTTCTTCCTGTTCTTCGTGCTGCCCGAGTGGGGCGTGAAGTTCTCCGCCCTGACCACCGGCGTCCTCGCCATCGGGCTGCACTACTCGACGTACACCGCGCAGGTCTACCGGGCCGGCATCGACGCGGTGCCCAAGGGGCAGTGGGAGGCGGCCACCGCACTCAGCCTGCCGGTGCACCGGACCTGGCTGGCGGTGATCCTGCCGCAGGCGGTCCGCCGGATCGTGCCCGCGCTCGGCAACTACGTCATCTCGATGCTCAAGGACACCCCGCTGCTGGCCGGAATCAGCGTCCTGGAACTCCTCCAGCAGTCGCGCCTGGAGGGTGCGTCGACCTTCCAGTACACCGAGCCGCTGACCGTGGTCGGCATCGCCTTCATCCTCATCGCCTATCCGGCTTCCCTTCTCGTACGAGCCCTGGAGCGCCGCCTTGCCCGCTGA
- the ehuA gene encoding ectoine/hydroxyectoine ABC transporter ATP-binding protein EhuA, translated as MPADLSPTRTPSPSDSSDSDSPLITFDNVTKRFGSTTVLDDLCFSVRPGRHVTLIGPSGSGKTTILRLLMTLETPDSGTIQVNGDRLFPAAERERREARKKIGMVFQQFNLFPNMTVLRNITEAPVRVLGLSPDEAEARAKELLDLVGLADRADAKPTQLSGGQQQRVAIARALAMRPQVLLLDEVTSALDPELVAGVLDVLRDIATTTDITMLCVTHEMNFARDISDEVMMFDSGKVIESGPPEKIFTEAEHERTREFLGAVL; from the coding sequence TTGCCCGCTGACCTCTCCCCCACGCGCACCCCCTCCCCCTCCGACTCCTCCGACTCCGACAGCCCCCTCATCACCTTCGACAACGTCACCAAGCGCTTCGGCTCCACCACCGTCCTGGACGACCTGTGCTTCTCGGTGCGGCCGGGCCGGCACGTCACGCTGATCGGTCCCTCCGGCTCCGGCAAGACCACGATCCTGCGGCTGCTCATGACCCTGGAGACGCCCGACTCCGGGACGATCCAGGTCAATGGGGACCGGCTGTTTCCGGCCGCCGAGAGAGAGCGCCGGGAGGCCCGGAAGAAGATCGGGATGGTCTTCCAGCAGTTCAACCTCTTCCCCAACATGACCGTGCTGCGGAACATCACCGAGGCGCCGGTCCGGGTGCTCGGCCTCTCGCCCGACGAGGCCGAGGCGCGGGCGAAGGAACTGCTCGACCTGGTGGGGCTCGCCGACCGCGCCGACGCAAAGCCCACCCAGCTCTCCGGCGGCCAGCAGCAGCGAGTGGCGATCGCGCGGGCCCTCGCCATGCGGCCCCAGGTGCTGCTTCTCGACGAGGTGACGTCCGCGCTCGACCCGGAGCTGGTGGCCGGGGTCCTGGACGTGCTGCGGGACATCGCGACGACGACGGACATCACCATGCTGTGCGTCACGCACGAGATGAACTTCGCGCGCGATATCTCGGACGAGGTCATGATGTTCGATTCCGGGAAGGTCATCGAGTCGGGTCCACCGGAGAAAATCTTCACGGAGGCCGAGCACGAACGCACGCGCGAGTTCCTCGGCGCGGTGCTCTGA
- a CDS encoding IclR family transcriptional regulator — translation MALKPEPTAPFHSVQYAFRVLETISKHAGGVTDVQIARETGLPTAHLASLLLMLRCEGYVEQVADGAYVIGDSTVLLGSGVVRQQALEAQLQSTLTELRDSVGAAVYISRYIDGEVKITQYADGPRAPKVNEWVDFRSAAHASAVGKCLLTQLDQNGRRDHLSRHKIARLTSRTITNERVLFSKLDSQPATVPVLDLQEYAVGTVCAAVPLTAGSAVGCLALSMPIEHAHRLRSAADTLNRRAAPVVLSLAI, via the coding sequence GTGGCGCTGAAGCCCGAGCCGACCGCGCCGTTCCACTCAGTGCAGTACGCCTTCCGCGTCCTGGAGACGATCTCCAAGCACGCAGGCGGAGTGACGGACGTCCAGATCGCACGAGAGACCGGTCTGCCGACCGCACACCTCGCCTCCCTTCTCCTCATGCTCCGCTGCGAGGGCTATGTGGAGCAGGTCGCCGACGGGGCGTACGTCATCGGCGACTCCACCGTCCTGCTGGGCTCCGGCGTGGTGCGCCAGCAGGCCCTGGAGGCCCAGCTCCAGAGCACGCTCACCGAACTGCGCGACTCGGTCGGCGCGGCGGTCTACATCAGCCGGTACATCGACGGCGAAGTGAAGATCACGCAGTACGCGGACGGCCCCCGCGCCCCGAAGGTGAACGAGTGGGTGGACTTCCGCTCGGCGGCCCACGCCAGCGCGGTGGGCAAGTGCCTGCTCACCCAGCTCGACCAGAACGGGCGGCGCGACCACCTCTCCCGCCACAAGATCGCCCGGCTCACCTCGCGGACCATCACCAACGAGCGGGTGCTCTTCAGCAAGCTGGACAGCCAGCCCGCGACGGTCCCGGTCCTCGACCTCCAGGAGTACGCGGTGGGCACGGTCTGCGCGGCCGTTCCGCTCACGGCGGGCTCGGCGGTCGGCTGCCTGGCCCTCTCGATGCCGATCGAGCACGCCCACCGGCTGCGCTCGGCAG